The DNA window GGGCAGCGTGACCCGGACCGACCCGGTGGCGGGCAGTACCGGCGGTAAGCGCGTCAACGTGTGGACGTCGAACGCGGTGGAGGTACCCGGGGTCACCGGCAGGACCATCGAGGACGCCATGAAGGCGCTGACCGAAGCCGGGCTGAAACCCCAGCGCGGCAACGGGGACAACGGCGGCGACAACGGGGACGGCGGCGACGAAGGCGACGGCGACGGGCACGGCGGCGGCCGCAAGCACGGCGGGTTCGGGTTCGTCATCGGGCAGGATCCCGCCGCGGGCACCAAGGTCCAAAAGGGCAGTGTCGTCCGGCTGACCACGTTCCCATGAGACGAATGGCCGACACCGAAGTGGCGGTTACGGGGAATTCCCGTTAGGTATTAGCGTCGGCGAAACACGTCGACCACCCCCGTGACATGTCGGCGTGCTGCACTGGACCGCGTCTCGCCCCCCGCGCCGAAGGAGGTCCACTGTGGACCGGCTCAGCGGACTCGACCTCGCTTTCCTTTGCCTGGACAGCAAAACCACGCCGATGCAGATGGGCGCGGTGGCGATCTTCGACGGCGAGCCCGCCGCCGATCTGCCCGCCGTGCTGGGGGCGCGGGCGCTGCGGATCCCGAAGCTGCGCCGCTACCCGCGCCCGACCCTGTTCCCGCCCGGCGGTGCGGAGTGGACGGACGACGAGGACTTCACCCCGTCCCGGCACGTGCAGCTGCACCGGCTCACCGCGCTTTCCGCGCTGTACAACGAAGATCCGCTCGCCGAGCACGCGGCGCGGTGGCTGGCCGAGCCGCTCGACACGACCGCGCCCCTGTGGGCACTGCAGATCGTCGGCGGGCTGCCCGGCGGCGGGTTCGCGCTGCTGCTGAAACTGCACCACGCGCTGACCGACGGCGCGGGCGCGTTCTCGGTGGCGGCCGGGCTGCTCGACGACTCGCCGGTCACCAGGGCCGCGGCGGCGGAACCGGCGCGGGGATCGCGGGCGCGGACGGTCCGCGACCAGATCTCCGCCGCGGTCACCGGCGCGGGGATCGCGACCTCGGTGGTACGCGCGGTACGGCCCTCCCTGTCGGCGCCGATGAGCGCGCCCGCGTCACCGGAGCGGCGGCTCGCGTTCACCAGGATCGACACGGCCGATCTCCGGCGGATCAGGTCGGCGCACGGCGGCACCGCCAACGACGTGGTGC is part of the Amycolatopsis sp. CA-230715 genome and encodes:
- a CDS encoding wax ester/triacylglycerol synthase family O-acyltransferase, with the translated sequence MDRLSGLDLAFLCLDSKTTPMQMGAVAIFDGEPAADLPAVLGARALRIPKLRRYPRPTLFPPGGAEWTDDEDFTPSRHVQLHRLTALSALYNEDPLAEHAARWLAEPLDTTAPLWALQIVGGLPGGGFALLLKLHHALTDGAGAFSVAAGLLDDSPVTRAAAAEPARGSRARTVRDQISAAVTGAGIATSVVRAVRPSLSAPMSAPASPERRLAFTRIDTADLRRIRSAHGGTANDVVLAILTGALRDWLVNRGHRADAGPVRALVPVSVRGRGGTEAGNQLSGYLCDLPVHLDDPVARLRVVRREMDRHKTAGPFGDAGAVPKLAETLPPAVHRLATGVAGRAAGLLFDTVITNVPLPSAPLSLGGAPLREVYPVVPLAARQAVGIAAASCRGSVHIGLQANAAAVDDLGSLRDAVLKSSAALLGRS